In Micromonospora sp. WMMD980, the following are encoded in one genomic region:
- a CDS encoding cellulase family glycosylhydrolase: MHRRTALGGALTALATAAAGILVAAAVSTTPAAAAAGGTGTGYLHTSGNKIVDSTGATVRLTGINWFGMETDNKTFHGLWSSNPWRGQLDTMARLGYNTLRIPYSNDAIKPGATATGINDFVNPDLIGLSPLQILDKVIDYAGSKGMRVILDRHRPTSAGQSPLWYTSGVSEATWINDWKTMAQRYANNPTVIGADLHNEPHAEGTNPAATGACWGCGDTARDWRLAAERAGNAILGVQPNWLIFVEGVSCPSGGLSNVWDNDPSNDEDCGWWGGNLSKAGQFPVRLNVANRLVYSPHEYATSVYRQAWFDDPSYPANMPAIWDKYWGYLYKQNIAPIMMGEFGTTLQDPKDKVWLENLMAYTGTGVNGMSFTYWSWNPNSGDTGGIANDDWTTVNQAKQAILQPYLIPPTGGGNPNPTPTGTGSPTPNPTTPGPTPTTPAPSGGCTASYKQVNAWAGGFQGELTVKNTGSGAVNPWSVTWTWPSGVTLASGWNATVTQSGTTVTAAAPGWSPSLAAGASVTVGFTANGTAANPAGVKLNSAACG, from the coding sequence ATGCACCGACGCACCGCCCTCGGCGGCGCCCTGACGGCGCTCGCCACCGCCGCCGCCGGCATCCTGGTCGCCGCGGCCGTCAGCACCACCCCGGCCGCCGCGGCGGCCGGCGGCACCGGAACCGGCTACCTGCACACCAGCGGCAACAAGATCGTCGACAGCACGGGCGCGACCGTCCGGCTCACCGGCATCAACTGGTTCGGCATGGAGACCGACAACAAGACGTTCCACGGCCTGTGGTCGAGCAACCCGTGGCGCGGGCAACTCGACACCATGGCGCGGCTGGGCTACAACACGCTGCGCATCCCCTACTCGAACGACGCGATCAAGCCCGGCGCCACGGCGACCGGGATCAACGACTTCGTCAACCCGGACCTGATCGGGCTCTCCCCGCTGCAGATCCTGGACAAGGTCATCGACTACGCGGGCAGCAAGGGGATGCGGGTCATCCTGGACCGGCACCGGCCGACCTCGGCCGGGCAGTCGCCGCTCTGGTACACCTCGGGGGTTTCCGAGGCGACCTGGATCAACGACTGGAAGACGATGGCCCAGCGGTACGCCAACAACCCCACCGTGATCGGCGCGGACCTGCACAACGAGCCGCACGCCGAGGGCACCAACCCGGCCGCCACCGGCGCCTGCTGGGGCTGTGGCGACACCGCCCGCGACTGGCGGCTCGCCGCCGAGCGGGCCGGCAACGCCATCCTCGGCGTGCAGCCCAACTGGCTGATCTTCGTGGAGGGGGTGAGCTGCCCGAGCGGCGGCCTGTCGAACGTCTGGGACAACGACCCCAGCAACGACGAGGACTGCGGCTGGTGGGGCGGCAACCTCTCCAAGGCCGGGCAGTTCCCGGTCCGGCTGAACGTGGCCAACCGGCTGGTCTACTCGCCGCACGAGTACGCCACCTCGGTCTACCGGCAGGCCTGGTTCGACGACCCGAGCTACCCGGCGAACATGCCGGCGATCTGGGACAAATACTGGGGTTACCTCTACAAGCAGAACATCGCGCCGATCATGATGGGCGAGTTCGGCACCACGCTCCAGGACCCGAAGGACAAGGTCTGGCTGGAGAACCTGATGGCCTACACCGGCACCGGGGTCAACGGCATGTCGTTCACCTACTGGTCGTGGAACCCCAACTCGGGTGACACCGGCGGCATCGCCAACGACGACTGGACCACCGTCAACCAGGCCAAGCAGGCCATCCTCCAGCCCTACCTGATCCCGCCGACCGGTGGCGGCAACCCGAACCCGACGCCGACCGGCACCGGCTCCCCCACGCCGAACCCGACCACGCCCGGCCCGACGCCGACCACGCCGGCACCGAGCGGCGGGTGCACCGCCAGCTACAAGCAGGTCAACGCCTGGGCCGGTGGCTTCCAGGGCGAACTGACCGTGAAGAACACCGGCTCGGGCGCGGTGAATCCGTGGTCGGTCACCTGGACCTGGCCGTCCGGGGTGACGCTGGCCAGCGGCTGGAACGCCACCGTCACGCAGTCCGGCACCACGGTCACGGCGGCGGCGCCGGGCTGGTCGCCGTCGCTGGCGGCGGGAGCGTCGGTCACCGTCGGCTTCACCGCCAACGGCACCGCCGCGAACCCCGCCGGCGTCAAGCTCAACAGCGCCGCCTGCGGGTAA
- a CDS encoding NAD-dependent malic enzyme, which translates to MAITRLPSAGFSITIRIAVPADASSIGRLTTAAGEAGAIVTALDVVDSDPTNVIVDLTCDTADAGHADQVVDALTGLDGVDVRKVSDRTFLLHLGGKIEVTPKVALRTRDELSRAYTPGVARVCQAIADNPADARRLTIKRNTVAVVSDGSAVLGLGNLGPAASLPVMEGKAALFKRFGGVDAWPVVLDTQDTDEIVSIVKAIAPAYGGINLEDIAAPRCFEIEARLREALDIPVFHDDQHGTAICVLAALTNALRVVGKQLTDVRVVVSGAGAAGTAIMKLLLRQGVGDIIAYDRQGALHRGLPDLNPAWQWLAENTNRENYAGDLAGAVRGADVFIGVSAPNLLTGEDVAAMAKDAIVFALANPDPEVDPREARKHAAVVATGRSDQPNQINNVLAFPGVFRGMLDAHAEEFTEEMAIAAARAIADVVGEEKINPTVIVPSVFDSRVAPAVAAAVRAAAQNPAVTPPPAADPGPADLPEIAANASATP; encoded by the coding sequence GTGGCCATCACCCGACTGCCGAGTGCCGGATTCTCGATCACGATCCGGATCGCGGTACCCGCGGACGCCTCCTCCATCGGCCGGTTGACCACCGCGGCGGGCGAGGCCGGCGCCATCGTCACCGCGCTGGACGTGGTCGACTCCGACCCGACCAACGTGATCGTCGACCTGACCTGCGACACCGCCGACGCCGGCCACGCCGACCAGGTCGTCGACGCGCTCACCGGTCTCGACGGGGTGGACGTGCGCAAGGTCTCCGACCGGACGTTCCTGCTGCACCTCGGCGGCAAGATCGAGGTCACCCCGAAGGTCGCGCTGCGCACCCGCGACGAGCTGTCCCGCGCGTACACCCCGGGGGTGGCCCGGGTCTGCCAGGCGATCGCCGACAACCCGGCCGACGCCCGCCGGCTCACCATCAAGCGCAACACGGTGGCCGTGGTCAGCGACGGCTCGGCGGTGCTCGGCCTGGGCAACCTCGGGCCGGCCGCCTCGCTCCCGGTGATGGAGGGCAAGGCCGCGCTGTTCAAGCGCTTCGGCGGGGTGGACGCCTGGCCGGTGGTGCTGGACACCCAGGACACCGACGAGATCGTGTCGATCGTCAAGGCCATCGCCCCGGCGTACGGCGGGATCAACCTGGAGGACATCGCCGCGCCGCGCTGCTTCGAGATCGAGGCCCGGCTGCGCGAGGCGCTGGACATCCCGGTCTTCCACGACGACCAGCACGGCACCGCGATCTGCGTGCTGGCCGCGCTCACCAACGCGCTGCGCGTCGTGGGCAAGCAGCTCACGGACGTCCGGGTCGTGGTCTCCGGCGCCGGCGCGGCCGGCACCGCGATCATGAAGCTGCTGCTGCGCCAGGGCGTGGGCGACATCATCGCGTACGACCGGCAGGGCGCCCTGCACCGCGGGCTGCCCGACCTCAACCCGGCCTGGCAGTGGCTGGCCGAGAACACCAACAGGGAGAACTACGCCGGCGACCTGGCCGGCGCGGTGCGCGGCGCGGACGTGTTCATCGGGGTGAGCGCGCCCAACCTGCTCACCGGCGAGGACGTCGCCGCGATGGCGAAGGACGCGATCGTCTTCGCGCTGGCCAACCCGGACCCGGAGGTGGACCCGCGGGAGGCGCGCAAGCACGCCGCCGTCGTGGCCACCGGCCGCTCGGACCAGCCGAACCAGATCAACAACGTGCTCGCCTTCCCGGGCGTGTTCCGCGGCATGCTCGACGCGCACGCCGAGGAGTTCACCGAGGAGATGGCGATCGCGGCGGCCCGGGCCATCGCCGACGTGGTCGGCGAGGAGAAGATCAACCCGACGGTGATCGTGCCGAGCGTCTTCGACTCGCGGGTCGCGCCCGCGGTGGCCGCCGCAGTGCGCGCCGCCGCGCAGAACCCGGCCGTCACGCCGCCGCCGGCCGCCGACCCGGGCCCCGCCGACCTCCCCGAGATCGCCGCCAACGCCAGCGCCACCCCCTGA
- the nrdR gene encoding transcriptional regulator NrdR: MRCPYCRHADSRVVDSREADDGQLIRRRRSCPECGKRFTTVEEAVLAVVKRSGVTEPFSRTKIIGGVRKACQGRPVDDDSIALLAQKVEETVRAKGAAEIPSHDVGLAILGPLRDLDEVAYLRFASVYRSFDSLADFEQEIETLRAAARAREGAGAGVADAAGAIS; this comes from the coding sequence ATGCGGTGTCCGTACTGCCGGCACGCCGACTCCCGGGTGGTCGACTCGCGGGAGGCCGACGACGGCCAGCTCATCCGGCGGCGGCGGTCCTGCCCGGAGTGCGGCAAGCGGTTCACCACCGTCGAGGAGGCGGTGCTCGCGGTGGTCAAGCGCAGCGGGGTGACCGAGCCGTTCAGCCGCACGAAGATCATCGGCGGGGTGCGAAAGGCGTGCCAGGGCCGGCCGGTCGACGACGACTCGATCGCGCTGCTGGCACAGAAGGTCGAGGAGACCGTACGCGCCAAGGGGGCGGCCGAGATCCCCAGCCACGACGTGGGGCTGGCCATCCTCGGCCCGCTGCGTGACCTCGACGAGGTGGCCTACCTGCGGTTCGCCAGCGTCTACCGGTCGTTCGACTCGCTCGCCGACTTCGAGCAGGAGATCGAGACGCTGCGGGCCGCCGCGCGCGCCCGGGAGGGCGCCGGTGCCGGCGTGGCAGACGCCGCCGGCGCGATCAGCTGA
- the miaA gene encoding tRNA (adenosine(37)-N6)-dimethylallyltransferase MiaA, whose protein sequence is MSGTGGAVVAVVGPTAAGKSALSIALAHALDGEVVNADSMQLYRGMDVGTAKLTPAERAGVPHHLLDIWPVTEPASVAEYQKLARAAVDDILARGRVPLLVGGSGLYVRAVLEQFEFPGTDPALRERLEAELAEVGPAPLHARLAEADPEAAAGILPSNGRRIVRALEVIELTGAPFTASLPAPTPYYPSVQLGVDLETARLDEWIALRVDRMWADGLVDEVRTLVGAGLPAGRTASRALGYHQVLRFLAGELTETEAYEETIRATRRFVRRQRSWFRRDRRVRWLDSAASGLVDTALRAVAGDRG, encoded by the coding sequence GTGAGCGGGACGGGTGGCGCGGTCGTCGCGGTGGTCGGGCCGACCGCGGCTGGGAAGTCGGCGTTGAGCATCGCGCTCGCGCACGCGCTCGACGGCGAGGTGGTCAACGCCGACTCGATGCAGCTCTACCGGGGCATGGACGTCGGCACCGCCAAGCTGACCCCGGCCGAGCGCGCCGGCGTTCCGCACCACCTGCTGGACATCTGGCCGGTGACCGAGCCGGCCAGCGTGGCGGAATACCAGAAGCTGGCCCGCGCGGCGGTCGACGACATCCTGGCCCGGGGGCGGGTGCCGCTGCTGGTCGGCGGTTCCGGGCTCTACGTGCGGGCGGTGCTGGAGCAGTTCGAGTTCCCCGGCACCGACCCGGCGCTGCGGGAACGGCTGGAGGCGGAGCTGGCCGAGGTGGGTCCGGCCCCGCTGCACGCCCGCCTGGCCGAGGCGGACCCGGAGGCGGCGGCCGGCATCCTGCCCAGCAACGGCCGGCGGATCGTCCGGGCGCTGGAGGTGATCGAGCTGACCGGCGCGCCGTTCACCGCGTCGCTGCCGGCGCCCACGCCCTACTACCCGTCCGTGCAGCTCGGGGTCGACCTGGAAACCGCCCGGCTGGACGAGTGGATCGCGCTGCGGGTCGACCGGATGTGGGCCGACGGCCTGGTCGACGAGGTGCGGACGCTGGTCGGTGCGGGGCTGCCCGCCGGGCGGACCGCCAGCCGGGCGCTCGGTTACCACCAGGTGCTGCGCTTCCTGGCCGGCGAGCTGACCGAAACCGAGGCGTACGAGGAGACGATCCGGGCGACCCGGCGCTTCGTCCGCCGGCAGCGTTCGTGGTTCCGGCGCGACCGACGGGTGCGTTGGCTCGACTCCGCCGCCTCGGGCCTCGTCGACACGGCCCTGCGAGCGGTCGCCGGGGATCGGGGATGA
- the lexA gene encoding transcriptional repressor LexA, with protein sequence MTEDRASRQKNPQPIDRAGPPASRRPRAARSRATQPAVRPVTPVVSSFPDPTTVDLTARQRRILEFIRTWVERHGYPPSVREIGEAVGLVSPSSVAYQLKELEKKGFLRRDPNRPRAVDVRAPGDVDDEAARAQRPAPAYVPMLGRIAAGGPILAEQAVEDIFPLPRELVGEGEVFMLQVKGDSMLDAAICDGDWVVVRQQPNAEVGDIVAAMLDGEATVKTYRRRDGHVWLMPQNPAFDPIPGDDATIMGRVVAVLRRI encoded by the coding sequence GTGACCGAGGACCGGGCCAGCCGGCAGAAGAACCCGCAGCCGATCGACAGGGCGGGTCCGCCGGCGTCCCGCCGCCCCCGCGCCGCGCGCAGCCGGGCCACCCAGCCCGCGGTGCGCCCGGTCACCCCGGTGGTCAGCAGCTTCCCCGATCCGACCACGGTCGACCTCACCGCCCGGCAGCGCCGGATCCTGGAGTTCATCCGCACCTGGGTGGAGCGCCACGGCTACCCGCCGAGCGTGCGCGAGATCGGCGAGGCCGTCGGGCTGGTCTCCCCGTCCAGCGTCGCCTACCAGCTCAAGGAGCTGGAGAAGAAGGGCTTCCTGCGCCGCGACCCGAACCGGCCGCGCGCGGTCGACGTCCGCGCCCCCGGCGACGTCGACGACGAGGCCGCCCGCGCGCAGCGCCCCGCGCCGGCCTACGTGCCGATGCTGGGCCGGATCGCCGCCGGTGGCCCCATCCTCGCCGAGCAGGCCGTGGAGGACATCTTCCCCCTCCCCCGCGAGCTGGTCGGTGAGGGCGAGGTCTTCATGCTCCAGGTCAAGGGCGACTCGATGCTCGACGCGGCGATCTGCGACGGCGACTGGGTGGTGGTCCGCCAGCAGCCCAACGCCGAGGTCGGCGACATCGTGGCCGCCATGCTCGACGGTGAGGCGACCGTGAAGACCTACCGGCGCCGCGACGGGCACGTCTGGCTGATGCCGCAGAACCCCGCCTTCGACCCGATCCCCGGCGACGACGCCACCATCATGGGTCGCGTGGTCGCGGTGCTGCGCCGGATCTGA
- the dapF gene encoding diaminopimelate epimerase gives MEFTKGHGTGNDFVVLPDPDGTLDLTPGLVAALCDRRRGLGGDGVLRVVRAAKHPDGVALAGEAGWFMDYWNSDGSFAEMCGNGVRVFVRYLLESGLATPSGGTLPVATRAGVVRARVEGPDVAVEMRRPRFHEAATASLGGLTLTGAGVDVGNPHLVCALPAALELAGLDLTRAPEVDASVFPTGVNVEFTTPGEPVDGTDAHVLMRVYERGSAETLSCGTGACAVAAVALRDAGRETGVVAVDVPGGRLTVTVTADSCWLSGPAVLVATGTLTRGALRR, from the coding sequence GTGGAGTTCACCAAGGGGCACGGCACCGGCAACGACTTCGTCGTCCTGCCCGACCCGGACGGCACGCTCGATCTGACACCCGGCCTGGTCGCCGCGCTCTGCGACCGGCGGCGCGGGCTCGGCGGCGACGGCGTGCTGCGGGTGGTGCGCGCCGCGAAGCATCCCGACGGCGTCGCGCTGGCCGGCGAGGCCGGGTGGTTCATGGACTACTGGAACTCCGACGGCTCGTTCGCCGAGATGTGCGGCAACGGCGTCCGGGTGTTCGTGCGCTACCTGCTGGAGTCCGGGCTGGCCACCCCGTCGGGCGGGACGCTGCCGGTGGCCACCCGAGCCGGTGTGGTGCGGGCCCGTGTCGAGGGCCCGGACGTGGCGGTCGAGATGCGCCGCCCCCGCTTCCACGAGGCCGCCACCGCCTCCCTGGGCGGGCTGACCCTTACCGGCGCGGGGGTGGACGTCGGCAACCCGCACCTGGTGTGCGCGCTGCCCGCCGCGCTGGAGTTGGCCGGCCTGGACCTCACCCGCGCGCCCGAGGTGGACGCCTCGGTCTTCCCGACCGGGGTGAACGTCGAGTTCACCACGCCGGGCGAGCCGGTCGACGGCACCGACGCGCACGTGCTGATGCGGGTCTACGAGCGGGGCTCGGCCGAGACGCTGTCCTGCGGCACCGGGGCCTGCGCGGTGGCGGCGGTGGCCCTGCGGGATGCCGGCCGGGAGACCGGCGTCGTGGCGGTGGATGTCCCCGGCGGTCGCCTCACGGTCACGGTCACGGCCGACTCGTGCTGGCTGTCCGGCCCCGCCGTGCTGGTGGCCACCGGAACCCTCACCCGCGGCGCCCTGCGCCGCTGA
- a CDS encoding DUF349 domain-containing protein, translating to MSDWTAFGRVDEDGTVYVKTAEGERVVGSWQAGAPEEGLAHFARRFSDLVTEVDLTEARLNSGAADAAGSLTTIRRIRASLPEAHVVGDIDALAARLDKLATVAEEKAGEAKAAREAARGEALARKTALVEEAEKLAAESTGWKTAGDRLKEILDEWKTIRGVDKKSDGELWKRFAAARDGFTRRRGAHFASLDQQRKQAQTVKEELVAEAEKLKESTDWGVTAGQLKDLMAQWKAAPRAAKEAEQKLWERFRAAQDEFFTRRSEVFSARDNEQRGNLERKQALLAEAEALDVDGDPKGAQAKLREIQAQWHEAGRVPREAAAGLERRLRAVDEKVREVMDSAWRRTSKEDNPLLAQMRAQVAEAEDRLARAQAAGDARRIKEAESALASKRQFLQLAEQAG from the coding sequence ATGAGCGACTGGACTGCCTTCGGACGGGTGGACGAGGACGGCACCGTCTACGTCAAGACCGCCGAGGGCGAGCGGGTGGTCGGATCCTGGCAGGCGGGCGCCCCGGAGGAAGGGCTCGCCCACTTCGCCCGGCGCTTCTCCGACCTGGTGACGGAGGTCGACCTGACCGAGGCCCGGCTCAACTCGGGCGCGGCGGACGCCGCCGGCTCGCTGACCACCATCCGCCGGATCCGGGCGTCGCTGCCCGAGGCGCACGTGGTCGGCGACATCGACGCTCTGGCCGCCCGGCTGGACAAGCTGGCCACGGTCGCCGAGGAGAAGGCCGGCGAGGCCAAGGCGGCCCGCGAGGCCGCCCGGGGCGAGGCGCTGGCCCGCAAGACCGCCCTGGTCGAGGAGGCCGAGAAGCTGGCCGCCGAGTCGACCGGCTGGAAGACCGCCGGCGACCGGCTCAAGGAGATCCTCGACGAGTGGAAGACCATCCGCGGCGTCGACAAGAAGTCCGACGGTGAGCTGTGGAAGCGGTTCGCCGCCGCGCGCGACGGCTTCACCCGCCGCCGGGGCGCCCACTTCGCCTCCCTCGACCAGCAGCGCAAGCAGGCGCAGACGGTCAAGGAGGAGCTGGTCGCCGAGGCCGAGAAGCTCAAGGAGTCGACCGACTGGGGCGTCACCGCCGGCCAGCTCAAGGACCTGATGGCCCAGTGGAAGGCCGCGCCGCGTGCCGCCAAGGAGGCCGAGCAGAAGCTCTGGGAACGGTTCCGGGCCGCCCAGGACGAGTTCTTCACCAGGCGCAGCGAGGTCTTCTCGGCGCGGGACAACGAGCAGCGGGGCAACCTGGAGCGCAAGCAGGCGCTGCTGGCCGAGGCCGAGGCGCTCGACGTCGACGGCGACCCGAAGGGCGCCCAGGCCAAGCTGCGGGAGATCCAGGCCCAGTGGCACGAGGCCGGCCGGGTGCCGCGCGAGGCGGCCGCCGGTCTGGAGCGGCGGCTGCGGGCCGTGGACGAGAAGGTCCGTGAGGTGATGGACTCGGCGTGGCGGCGCACCTCCAAGGAGGACAACCCGCTGCTGGCGCAGATGCGCGCCCAGGTCGCCGAGGCCGAGGACCGGCTGGCCCGGGCCCAGGCCGCCGGCGACGCCCGCCGGATCAAGGAGGCCGAGTCGGCGCTCGCCTCGAAGCGGCAGTTCCTCCAGCTCGCCGAGCAGGCTGGCTGA
- the miaB gene encoding tRNA (N6-isopentenyl adenosine(37)-C2)-methylthiotransferase MiaB: MTTAAAGSPRTYQVRTYGCQMNVHDSERISGLLEDAGYVRAPEAGEQPDVVVFNTCAVRENADNRLYGNLGHLRPVKAKHPGMQIAVGGCLAQKDRGEIVRKAPWVDVVFGTHNIGSLPALLDRARHNAAAEVEILESLEVFPSTLPTRRESTYAGWVSISVGCNNTCTFCIVPSLRGKEKDRRPGDVLSEVRALVDEGVLEVTLLGQNVNSYGVEFGDRYAFGKLLRACGDIDGLERVRFTSPHPKDFTDDVIEAMAETPNVCHSLHMPLQSGSDDVLRAMRRSYRSEKYLGIISKVRAAMPDAAITTDIIVGFPGETEADFARTLDVVREARFSSAFTFQYSKRPGTPAATMDGQLPKAVVQERYERLVACVEEITWAENRKLVGETVEVLVAVGEGRKDERTGRMSGRARDGRLVHFATGELAGRIRPGDIVHTAVTYAAPHHLNADGAPLAHRRTRAGDSAEAGRAPRTPGVLLGLPTIGAPAVPPAPTTGGCAVR; the protein is encoded by the coding sequence ATGACTACCGCAGCCGCGGGCAGCCCGCGCACCTACCAGGTGCGCACGTACGGCTGCCAGATGAACGTGCACGACTCCGAGCGCATCTCCGGCCTCCTCGAGGACGCCGGATACGTGCGCGCCCCCGAAGCCGGCGAACAGCCCGACGTGGTGGTGTTCAACACCTGCGCGGTCCGGGAGAACGCCGACAACCGGCTCTACGGCAACCTGGGTCACCTGCGCCCGGTGAAGGCGAAGCACCCCGGCATGCAGATCGCCGTCGGTGGCTGCCTCGCCCAGAAGGACCGCGGCGAGATCGTCCGCAAGGCGCCCTGGGTGGACGTGGTCTTCGGCACGCACAACATCGGCTCGCTGCCGGCGTTGCTGGACCGGGCGCGGCACAACGCCGCCGCCGAGGTGGAGATCCTCGAATCGCTCGAGGTCTTTCCGTCCACGCTGCCGACCCGGCGCGAGTCGACGTACGCCGGTTGGGTCTCCATCTCGGTCGGCTGCAACAACACCTGCACGTTCTGCATCGTGCCGTCGCTGCGCGGCAAGGAGAAGGACCGCCGTCCCGGCGACGTGCTCTCCGAGGTGCGCGCGCTGGTCGACGAGGGCGTGCTGGAGGTGACGCTGCTCGGGCAGAACGTCAACTCCTACGGCGTGGAGTTCGGCGACCGTTACGCGTTCGGCAAGCTGCTGCGGGCCTGCGGCGACATCGACGGGCTGGAGCGCGTCCGGTTCACCAGCCCGCACCCGAAGGACTTCACCGACGACGTGATCGAGGCGATGGCCGAGACGCCGAACGTCTGCCACTCGCTGCACATGCCGTTGCAGTCCGGCTCCGACGACGTGCTGCGCGCGATGCGTCGCTCGTACCGGTCGGAGAAGTACCTCGGCATCATCTCCAAGGTCCGGGCGGCGATGCCGGACGCGGCGATCACCACCGACATCATCGTCGGCTTCCCCGGCGAGACCGAAGCCGACTTCGCCCGCACCCTCGACGTGGTCCGGGAGGCCCGGTTCTCCTCGGCGTTCACCTTCCAATACTCGAAGCGCCCCGGCACCCCGGCCGCCACCATGGACGGTCAACTGCCCAAGGCTGTCGTGCAGGAGCGCTACGAACGGCTGGTCGCCTGCGTCGAGGAGATCACCTGGGCGGAGAACCGCAAGCTGGTGGGCGAGACGGTCGAGGTGCTGGTCGCCGTCGGCGAGGGACGCAAGGACGAGCGCACCGGCCGGATGTCCGGGCGGGCCCGCGACGGCCGGCTCGTGCACTTCGCCACCGGCGAGTTGGCCGGGCGGATCCGTCCCGGCGACATCGTGCACACCGCCGTCACCTACGCGGCCCCGCACCACCTCAACGCCGACGGGGCGCCGCTGGCGCACCGGCGCACCCGGGCCGGCGACTCCGCCGAGGCGGGGCGCGCCCCCCGTACCCCCGGGGTGCTGCTCGGGTTGCCGACGATCGGCGCGCCGGCCGTGCCGCCCGCCCCCACCACCGGCGGTTGCGCCGTCCGCTGA
- the hflX gene encoding GTPase HflX, protein MHITDRRRSLREQETFHPYEDDELDATTGDYELSERQALRRVPGLSTELTDITEVEYRQLRLERVVLVGVWTEGNQSDAENSLTELAALAETAGSQVLEGLIQRRNRPDPATYIGRGKVDDLSGVVLSTGADTVICDGELSPSQLRNLEQRTKVKVVDRTALILDIFAQHAKSKEGKAQVELAQLEYLLPRLRGWGESLSRQTGGSGRGGGAGGGVGLRGPGETKLETDRRRIRHRIARLRREIKGMTTVRQTKRARRSRNAVPAVAIAGYTNAGKSSLLNRLTGAGVLVENALFATLDPTTRRATTSDGRLYTLSDTVGFVRHLPHQIVEAFRSTLEEVGDADLVVHVVDGTHPDPEEQVRAVREVLAEVGADRLPELLVVNKTDATDEETMLRLKRLWPDAVFVSAHTGRGVDELREAVERRLPRPAVEVRAVLPYDRGDLVARVHRQGEVLSTAHLPEGTLLHVRVGQALAAELAPYRAGDRLTSEERVGAGR, encoded by the coding sequence ATGCACATAACGGACAGGAGACGCAGTTTGCGCGAGCAGGAGACCTTCCATCCCTACGAGGACGACGAGCTCGACGCCACCACGGGTGACTACGAGCTGTCGGAGCGGCAGGCGCTGCGGCGGGTCCCCGGCCTCTCCACCGAGCTGACCGACATCACCGAGGTCGAATACCGCCAGCTCCGGCTGGAGCGGGTCGTCCTGGTGGGCGTCTGGACCGAGGGGAACCAGTCCGACGCGGAGAACAGCCTCACCGAGCTGGCGGCGCTCGCCGAGACGGCCGGCTCGCAGGTGCTCGAAGGGCTGATCCAGCGCCGCAACCGGCCGGACCCGGCCACCTACATCGGTCGGGGCAAGGTCGACGACCTGAGCGGGGTGGTGCTCTCCACCGGCGCCGACACGGTCATCTGCGACGGTGAGCTGTCCCCGTCGCAGCTTCGCAACCTGGAGCAGCGCACCAAGGTCAAGGTGGTCGACCGCACCGCCCTGATCCTCGACATCTTCGCCCAGCACGCCAAGAGCAAGGAAGGCAAGGCGCAGGTCGAGCTGGCCCAGCTCGAATACCTGCTGCCGCGCCTTCGTGGTTGGGGTGAGAGCCTGTCGCGGCAGACCGGTGGTAGCGGTCGCGGCGGTGGCGCCGGTGGCGGCGTGGGCCTGCGTGGTCCCGGTGAGACCAAGCTGGAGACCGACCGGCGCCGGATCCGGCACCGGATCGCCCGGCTGCGCCGCGAGATCAAGGGCATGACCACGGTACGCCAGACCAAGCGCGCCCGGCGGTCCCGCAACGCGGTGCCCGCGGTGGCCATCGCCGGCTACACCAACGCCGGCAAGTCCAGCCTGCTCAACCGCCTCACCGGCGCGGGCGTGCTGGTGGAGAACGCGCTGTTCGCCACGCTGGACCCGACCACCCGCCGGGCGACGACCTCCGACGGTCGGCTCTACACACTCTCCGACACGGTCGGGTTCGTCCGGCACCTGCCGCACCAGATCGTCGAGGCGTTCCGCTCGACGCTCGAGGAGGTCGGCGACGCCGACCTGGTGGTGCACGTGGTCGACGGCACCCATCCGGATCCGGAGGAGCAGGTCCGGGCGGTCCGCGAGGTGCTCGCCGAGGTGGGTGCCGACCGGCTGCCGGAGCTGCTGGTGGTGAACAAGACCGACGCCACCGACGAGGAGACGATGCTGCGGCTCAAGCGGCTCTGGCCGGACGCGGTGTTCGTCTCCGCGCACACCGGGCGCGGGGTCGACGAGCTGCGCGAGGCGGTCGAGCGGCGGCTGCCGCGGCCGGCCGTCGAGGTGCGCGCGGTGCTCCCCTACGACCGGGGCGACCTGGTGGCCCGGGTGCACCGGCAGGGTGAGGTGCTGAGCACCGCGCACCTGCCCGAGGGCACGCTGCTGCACGTGCGGGTGGGTCAGGCGCTCGCCGCCGAGCTGGCCCCGTACCGCGCGGGTGACCGGCTCACCAGCGAGGAGCGGGTGGGCGCCGGACGGTGA